aaaaaaaaaaacctgcttCATCATCGCCACCTACCGTCGCCTCCTCCCTTCCTCTCTCAGCTCCTCTTACATCTAGGGTTTTTTATTCCCTTGCAAAAACTCTGAATCCACCCCGGGTTTGTTGAATTTCATGGGAGAACCAGCATCTGATTTCCTCTCagcgaattaaccctagggttgtgGATTGCGTGACTTTTTGTCTATGCGATTATTATCTAACCATAGGGGTTTCGATTTCCTCTCAACGATTGTGCTTTAACcctatcgttttgagtttcttacgATCAATCAAGTTTCTGACAACCGTCGTCACTACCGCCGTAGGTTTTGTCCCCGCTGTCAGTGCTACCTACGCTATTGcaagtaagttttttttttttttttttttttttttttctcttctgcgTTTTCTGAGATAATGCTTCATCAACTACATATGTGGGTGAAACTGATGTCCATAGTCTGGTTCTTCATCTTTTATACATTTGGTTTATTTTGTTTtagaatattgttatttttatgtcTACATATTTAGAGATTGTTGTATTGATTATGTATGTTGCTCATTTTTCAGATTATATTCAATATAAGTACCTTTCTACTGCCGACACATATCGTCATTCATTATTGCATGCTTCTCCTGTTCAACTTCAGCCTCAAGGTTTGTATATATCATATCATTTATGAGATTGAAAACACTGAATGTTTAATTGTTGAAACTCAGGAAAAGTACACTTTATGTAGTGTATGCTTTGTGTATGTAGTGTATGTACTAATAACTTAAAAAATTAAAATGATAGTGTTTGTTCCCTCCTATTTCGAAAAGAACAGCGTCCCTTAAAAGGCTGCCCAATCATTGTGTATTTAAGTttatttgaatttttaaaagatggaAGTGGCTGTAGGATAGTTGCATTATCAGAGTTGATATAGTCATATATGATTAAATGCGGGGTTTGGGTTATATTAAACTTAAGAGGATTTAATTGTAAACAAATAACCTCTATACACCCAACATATCAGTTTCAATTACAAACTAATTTGATTGAGTTATTTTGCAGGATGTCGGAAGATAATGTAATGAGAGTGTATGATTGATTTTAAAAGGAGCTTCTACATCACAAGTAAGCTCGACAAAATTTTCGTTTCAAAATTTCAATCTATAATCTTGACAGATGGTAGAAAGAGCTACGAGATTAAAACTGACTCGAATATTATGATCATAATAGTGGGAATCAGGGCTGGTTTGCGCCACTTGAGTGTTGTTCCTACAGAGGAGATGAATACATTTGCGGAATAGGATAACACTTATTTTATGAAGACATCAACTCTGGAGGCTTCGAATGTTGAACCGTTTTCACAAAATTCCTTTCACAAATGTATCACGTTATCAACCGAAAAAGCTCTTGATGCACTAAATGACTCATCAGCTCTGCCTAATCGACAAACTATCAACATGGGATCAAATGAGGATGTATCCATTGTAAAGAAAGTTGGTTGCAACTGCTTCTATTATCCAATCCATGTTTGAAGGTATTCATCAAATCAACCACTTTATTGATTTGTTAGGTTTTCAATTTTATGAGTTTAATTGCTTATTATTTGTGTATTTTAGTAAGTATACTCCGATTTTCTATTTTAGTAAATGGCCATTATGTACATTACGTCCATAATTGTGTCTCAAAATCTATTCTGATGAAGGTTGGTTCACGAAAATGTGGGTCAAAGCCAGTGCACATTTCTGGTTGTTATTATTGGTAATTAATTGTATCCCAAGATTTGTGTTTAAAATTCACGGTAAATAATCTCATGTATTATTACCAAACGTGTGCCGAGTGCCGAAACAAACTCATCCCAACTGGTGTAAGGCTTCAGTGTGCAGACCACAGGTACTAAACCAGTTGCAGGCCCAGGTTACAAATTTACACCCCAATAAACGCTTAAGACTCTAATTAAAACATTTTAAAAACTATTATGACTTGATGTATGTGCTAACACTTCAATCCACCATTAGTTTGAATGCCACTTTAGGTACCACTGATATTCAATAGCACAGCCAACAAGATATAAGGTGACTAGCAACATAATTTAGGTTTCATAAGTTAATAATTGGCATGTAACATTAGATTTTCTTAAGTTTATAGTTCGTGTTGTGTATCAATGGATTTTTGAACTTTGTTGTTATTTTGGTACAGGTTGTTTAGGAGCTGTATTTGTATTTAACAAGGAAAAATATTAGCTGGAAGGTTTTTGGGTATATAATTAGAAAGTGTGAAAGTTAGATTTGGGAATATGGAGAGATTTATACTGATCAGTAAAGAGAAAAAGTGAAGAGATAGGTTAACAAAATTTGACCACCATTGAGTACTTGCGTAAATTTTCTAATAGATAGGTTAACAAAATTTGACCACCATTGACTATTATATCAAATAGTCAGCCTGATTCGATCAAAAAGTCAACTTGATTATATGATCAAAATTGAATAGCTTATAGTGAACTTAATGAAATAGTCAACTTAACTATTCGACCAACGTTGAGCAAATTGGTTAATAGATTGGTTAGTCAACTTGAAAAAAAGTCAACTTTTGATCAAAATTGAGCACTTGATCAGGTCCGTAAAATTTAACCAAAATTGAGAACTTGATCAAAAATTGAAATTTTGATCAGATAACTGGAATATTTGATTAAAAAATTAAATTGAAAATTTGATCAAAACTGAGTAGATTTGTTAATGGTTTGACTAACCAAATACAACCAAAACTGACTCTTTGAGTAAATTGTTTAATAAATAGGCTAATAACTTTATTGCTGTGAACTTTGTTGCTATAAATTTGGTCTTTTTGTATATCTTAGCTTCTAGATAGTTGTAAATATATACCTGCACACTTTGGTGCTACTGTGTTTGTAGGTTATCGACAACGTTGTACACGGAACCATCACAGGTAACTCTTATATATTGTTTTCATTTATGTTAGCGACAATTGAATTATTCAGCTATTGTGTAACTAGAGTTTTGTTGCACCTTATGTGTAGGTATTGCTTGCATTGTGAATTGTGATTTATGGTAGTTCAAAGCACATTTAAGCTTTGTACATTTGATAGCAAGGCACTGAATTTAGCAGCAAAAGAAGTCATCTCTTCACTGGAATTAATTAGTGCAGTTTTAGTGTTGGCGTAGCCATTTTGTGTAATCAACAGTCGGTTAAGTAGAACATTCTATACTTGGGTGAAGTAGAACTTTACGTATTACTTAACGCTATGTATGAATGCTACGCATTTTGGAACACTCCGTAAGCTACGCATCGAAGCCATAACCAAAAACAAACAAAACTCagccgccgcaacgcgcggcccGATACAACTCTAGTTTTTGCTATATTTTATCATTTGTATTTGATAAGGATTACATTTTAGTTTAGCATAGTATTTATCATCTTTTATTCATGTGTTAATTGTAAATTCTCGTAATTTCAAGTTTTATCATATACAGCTTAATGTACATCGTTGGTCCCTGAATGTAACATACGTTATTTCCTCGTCGTTAGTGTGCATCACGTGATATGCACATAAGGATTTTCAGTCATTTTACATATGTAAGAAATGTTATTTTCTCATCTTAGGGGCATCACGTGTGTGTGCATCATTATTTACTCACCGTTATTGACTAAAAATTCCCATGTGTATCTCATGACGGGCGATGGGAAATAATGTCTGTTAACTTCGGGGACCAATGATGCAATATGTTTGAACATTAGAGTCATTCACGTTTAAAAAAATACTTTAGGTTCATCCATGAAATTTTGACCAAACATTAAGGACCAATGACGTAATTTTGTTTAAATCGAAAgaaacttttatttatcacaaataTAAATACAATATTAATTAAGTGAGATTGATCATCTTCTTTTGGATTGTTCTATTCATGTCGAGTCGATTGATCATCTTCTTTTGGATTGTCCATGGTCTCGAAATGTTTGGTCGGCTTTATTTACATGGTGGAACGTAGAATGGGTTATGCCGTCGTCCCTTATTGAATTTTCTCTTGAATGCTTTCATGGGCTAGGTTTTAATGCCAAGAAAACTTGGAGGTTGATAGCTCCGGTTTCGTTTTGGTTAATTTGCTTGCTAGAATCGATTTTCTATTTAATGGATCTTATAAAGTTGGGTGGGAGTAGTAGAGCATATTAAGATAAAGGTGTTTCAATGGTTGGTAAACGCTAGCAAAGTCGAAAGTCACCAGCTATACGTTTGGAAATTGCAGCCATGGTTATTGATTTGATCAGTGCTCGGACTCTGTTTAAGAAGGATCTTCTTTTTGCATTTGTATTGTATGTTGTTACATGTTGGGttgattgttttttttttatttatgggGTATTTTATGGGTTTTGTCctgggctctagttattgagtcaacagcaagcgtcgatttattgacgacttggctgactcttagagcctaaattaaatttcaggcaggatttaaaatccatgaaaatttaattttaccattttcatggcgtctcaattttattttttattttattttattttttaaaaaacttttttcTACTTATTGGccagaggtccactcggaagcaatctctccatccgtcgaatagagagatggatgattttctctacttttgagagtgttttcactctaggtggagaaatgacttgactttattctcggataggagaagaattgtctacatctcacctccccatacaccacttacgtggtattgggttttgttgttgttgtttatggGTTTTGTCCATAAGGTCTTTAATGTTGTGATATGGGCCAACATATTATATCTTTTATTTTCActttttatgaaaaattttaatACATTCAGTTTTTTtgccaaaaataaaaaataaaataataaaataataattttaattaagtgAGAGGTGATTGGTGATCCCTCGAGTTATATACAGCAACTTTTAATGTACTACTTGTACGGAGTATTAAACTTGATAAGTAGCGCCGTCGTTAATCGAGCGAGTCTCCGGTGAAAAGGTTCAAGTCTCCTCCTCCATATCTCCAGGTATTCCGGCCACCGTCCAATACACACGGTTCTGCACCCTGTTTCTCACGATTATTATCACTTGTCATTATAACATCTACTTATTATACTTGTACTATACCTACCTACTACTCGCATAATCACATTGTTGCTAATTGTGTTTATACTACATGTACATGATACAATATGATTTAATGATGACTGCTTATCTGATTTTCACGGAGTATTATGTATCTGAAACTGTATCAAACTTTTCATAAGATTATATGGTATGTATGTAACTTTCACTAACTGTTATTGTCCGGATCTGATATTTATAACCTGTAAACTGGTGATGTAACGCTATATACTCTATAAACAAGTTATCGGATACATACACTAACCATAATTTCAGAGTTTGCTTAAAAGTTTCAGTGTGTAACATAAAATTTTGGGTATATACAAAAACTAAACCCTTTTGTTTAAGCATATACTGTAAGTAATTATGACTGTTTTGTTTAACCGGTTTCATTTGTTTTTCCTTAATTGCAAAATAAGCAATTTCAGACATAACTAAAATATTGTTATTGCTACTCAAATTATATTTTTGTTACAAAATTATGAACATTTCCTTTGTTACTACTTGTTCTGAAGTGATTAGAAAGGCACATAATTActtctccaaatggagttaatCTATGATGCTTTGTAGAACAGTTTGAAAGATGTCACGTTTGTGTAACACTGTAACTGTTGAGGTAAGTAATTATGAAGTGTTTAATTATAAATGGCAGTTCATCATAACCTAAAACAAGTTACATAAAGTCTGTACCGCCAAAAAGATGCCGGATCCCTGATAGTCTAGCACTTCAGCCAAACAGAAAATGTGACAGATATTGGACAAAAGAGAAATTATTCACGCGTTGAAGGATAATGACTTGTAAAAATTGTTGGGAAAACGGCCACAATGTTCGGTCTTGCAAGAATCCGAAAAAAGATCCACCACCGAAGGTGCTGAAACCAAGAGGCAGGCCTAAAAAAGTCAACACGCTTGCATCTACAACGATAATTGGAGTAAGGACCTTAAAACTACTATTTGTCTTTCAAGTTATCATTTTCTAATATCACTTATTGGTTTAATTTTACTTTTATAGGACAAGGGCTTATTACCTCTGCCTGTCAATAATTCTGATGAAGTTCATGTTGGTCAAGAAAACGTAACTGCTGGTAATGAAGTTTATGTTGCTGATCAGATGGTTGAACAAGAAACAGAAAATGTTGGGAATGAGCATGTTCCTGTTACTGTTGAGCAGTCAGAGTACAATGATGATATGATTGATGAACAGCTTGATGTTATCTCTCGACAATCGAGTagtgaagaagaaacaagtgacggTGAATACGAGCAACCAAATCGGTTGTGTGTTGAGTCAAAGAAGAGGAAAAAGTCAGAGAGGATAATTAAGATTAAGTTGAGCAAACCGGTATATGATGAAGATGGAGGAGGGTCAACAATTGATAAGCCATTAGTATTAGATTAATCTAGTTATTTGTATAGCCCGCGGGCACATCTTAGGTACTTAAGTTAGACATTAAGTAGAACAGTGGGACAGGTTTTTGGTCAGTTGGGTGCACTTTTGTTTGTAAACTATTTTAAGTGCACCAAGTTCTGATCTTTCTGTAACCCTAAATCTTATCACTTCAGATTAGTTGCATCCTCTCACTTATTGTACTCTGCCTTTTACATATCTAACTCATAGTTCAAATTTGCTGATATCTTGAAGGTTGGGTTTGAATTAGTTCATGTTCTATATATCTTCCACACGTTGAACGTTTCATGAGTACATCGTTTGGGATATCTGAATCAGAGGTATATTTTGCATTTTTGCTCAATATTTGCAGTAAAGTCCTGTTATTGAGAGACTGCAAATTCTGAATGTTTGAAGACGATAACTAGATGTGGTTGAATGGGTGGGTCTGCATGATGGGAACATGTCCTAACTTTGTTAAACCATGATGGGTAACTTTTAACATGGATAATAAACAATACGGGTCTGGCTGCTCCATCCACAATTTTAGTTTATAATCACTTTAATGTACTTTGGGTCACATTTGACCATTTGACCCATTTGATTTGTTTCATCTTAAATAAGTTTATGAACTTAACCTGTATATATGACCCATTAGACATGTAACCCAAATCATTCCATTTATATGTTCAAGGTACCAATTGTTTTGTAAAGCTGAGTATGAAATTTTTTTCTAACGATCGAAAGTATCATGTTCATTTACATGATGTAGGACATGGCTACAGATTCTTTAGCTATAAAGAAAATAAGGTGATATTAATGTACTGCACCGGAGACATTCTTTAAAATAAAATATCTGTCACTTACAAACAACTTTTTGTATAAAACAACATAACTGATATGGCTATCGTAATTAATACAatggttgttttttttttgtttggggggggggggggggggggggggggtggttgGGGTTTACAAATTATGTGTATTCTACTTTACGCTTGCAATTTCGATTTGTTGGGGGCCTTCAAACACAATCATAAGTTGGTTTATCATTTACCTTTGCATCTTAGAAAGAGATTTTAAGTTGCAAGCAATACCATAACCGATCACGGTAACACTCATTTAGGATATATAGGATAATGtttattttataaattataagATTCCAATATATTTCCTTTTATTATAAAAGACAAAGGTCTCAATACTAATTTCTCTACTCGCATTCGGATACATGTTAGATCCTAACCTACTAGCGATATGATTGTCGAATAGATACAAatgttaggatttaggacccaaacaagaaCATGTGATTGTGGTATCGCCAATCACAAAcaacccacgaacgacaaacgaataattaaagcataagaacgataaataaaagcataaaatgacacaaggatttaacgtggttatatcccaactccaagcacggagaagggtttagtccacgggcgcaaaccagagatttttcactattaatttcgtgcacacattgtatgggttacatagggtgtttatataggcaaatcTAAACAAGGAAACTACTTAACGAGCAAGAAAACTCAATTCTAGAATTTTCTCCCATCAGCACCATTTTCGCGACCGCAATGAATTTCTGGTGGTCGCGAGTTTTGTTTTCTCAGCTTCTTGCGACCATAACTCAAAACTCGTGGTCACCAAATTCACAGATTCAGCAAACCTTGTTTAATTCGAACttcgcactccaacaatctcccactcgaaggaGACATTAAACAACTTTCGCCAAACCCATCAACTATGTTTAAACAAACCCACAATAACTCTAGACtagccgattaccaactccttttgataccgccggatgagacacccgaatcacgccgcactttACTCGTTAGcctacgagcaagtgaagtctttcgacaccaaaaacacAGCTGAGTGATAATCCAATTTCatagttactagcttgggccatctcggtttctatcgccaccatcttctaacacgaagatcatcttcttacatcagaagaccaattgaagtatacgactcttcaattataggattcttcatgagactacaccgcctcaccgatcaccctagacatgtccaatcccgaacacacatgtcaacgatcaccctcgtacaggacttcaccgtctatctatgattttccttcccagcaatcagaaaatccaacagatgccctcgtagactcttcatcaaggcttcagtgagaacgcaatcacaacctcgaaatctactaacttttcaactttccgctttctcgctggttcactgacctcctcatagctatgaatttcacaaacccatcttctcatcccaagcacgctcccactgtacgagtaagaaataaaatcgcggctactcgagaagaaacttggttcgtaccaccagTCAGTCGCAAATCTCTTTGccatcggagagtaaaacaagtactcgaagccctagtgttacccggaatcatcacactaatcttgagaacattggagacaacgtcgcataatcatctccacaactttactagttgactaactcccactagctcgataacttccgtcGGTTACCAACCTCATACCAagttcccgacaccctcaacgatcttagaaagctcaagttccaggacttacaagattatccgccCCTCTTCGATCACCTAAAGACTCCTAATTGATCACCCTCGAAGAAAAACCGCTCCTtttgttgaaacatcaaccaaaCTCGAGCAACCGTCGAACGTGTTCTATCCGACACCCTTCGACAACCAATTTTCTTAGTGACAAGGAACTCTAATCTTCCCACATACTCCATAGATCATAGAATATTGACCAAACACCATTGATCATCTCGTTTCCAAACCACAAGCATCAAACTTCCCCGATACTCCCACTATCGACTTTCAACCCGATGCATCTTGTTCATTATTCAACCGCTCTAAACCGAGAGAAAAAACACCCTCCTGAGCTTCCATAACAAACCCACATCTTCAAAAACATAGCTCGTATCGCTCGAAGTTTCCGAGACAAAACCATCTCACGCTCGCGCCATCAAACCCGAAAAACTTCATCCCAAAAACTGCCCAGATTCGAAAAATCAtatctcaagatccaacggtcAGATTAACCTCAAATTTTTACCACGTGTAGATCAGTAAGTCTACTATCCGCACACAAAAAATCAAgtcgatccaacggttaacgaatcCGCTACGAATTTTCTACTACAACAGCTCCTGGAACTCCGAATTTGATAGTTCAATCATTCTTTCGCACTGGATCGCGAAGAACGAGAACTCAGATCCGACACCTGGATCTCCCGAAAAATCTCTCCGCAACGAACCCATCGAATCGACCTCTGAGTCCGTAACCCTTCGCAAAAAAATCACCATCATGATGCAATCAGCGTCCCGATTACAAAATAACATCCAAGAACCAATACCCGAATCTTGTGTAATCAACTCTCCCGGATACATACACATATCCATGAGTTCATCGCGACCAAAGACAAATCCTTAAACCCGTCGTTTTAATAACCCTGATGAAAGAACCGATTAATCAACCATATCAAAAACACCTGCTTTCAATTCGCCATCGTGCCCGAACTCGTAACCttgaagctcttgataccacttgttaggatttaggacccaaacaagaacatgtgattgtggtatcgtcaatcacaaacaatccacgaacgacaaacgagtaattaaagcataagaacgataaataaaagcataaaacgacacaaggatttaacgtggttatattgtgatgacccggaaatttccgatcaaatttaaactttaatctttatatgtttccgacacgataagcaaagtctgttaaactgaatctcaaaaactctGGAACTGTATACATTTGACCCTtggctaatcccgacgattcacgaacaattagatgtaaataaatatgtatataagtatatatatatatatatatatatatatatatatatatatatatatatatatatatatatatatatatatatgtgtgtgtgtgtgtgtgtgtgtaaatataaacgtaagtgtatatataatatgtttAGTAAACTACACTTTAAATTACTTAAATTATAATGTAAAATAATATccagaataattaagtattatcaaaataaatatatatatgattcttattaataattaggATTTTATGGTAATACATACATatcgtataaataataaatattcaacatttATTATCATAACAATAAaatgtaactacaagttaaaaaatatatttattataattactattacttttatcaatatcagtattattaattttttttaggaaacctgtaacttgttattactagtattattattaattattatcattaaaagtaatataattatttaatattatcattaacaatattattattaacaactattattatcattgtattattattaagataattattattaatattaactgtattattgttttaatattattattaatattacagc
The window above is part of the Rutidosis leptorrhynchoides isolate AG116_Rl617_1_P2 chromosome 1, CSIRO_AGI_Rlap_v1, whole genome shotgun sequence genome. Proteins encoded here:
- the LOC139862487 gene encoding uncharacterized protein is translated as MTCKNCWENGHNVRSCKNPKKDPPPKVLKPRGRPKKVNTLASTTIIGDKGLLPLPVNNSDEVHVGQENVTAGNEVYVADQMVEQETENVGNEHVPVTVEQSEYNDDMIDEQLDVISRQSSSEEETSDGEYEQPNRLCVESKKRKKSERIIKIKLSKPVYDEDGGGSTIDKPLVLD